In Methanosarcina barkeri MS, a single window of DNA contains:
- a CDS encoding SDR family NAD(P)-dependent oxidoreductase produces the protein MGNDEYFKDKYCLVTGANSGIGYAISEELLKKGAIVFMAGRNAESLESAAKTLDSYAEQIRILLVDVTKQPEVDKAIQDTVAAEGRIDFLFNNAGIGGTMPTVDATLEHWRSIIDVNLWSVIYGINAALPFMRLQGGGHIVNTASLAGLIPFPFQSLYCATKYAVVGMSESMRYEFAEEGIHFSVTCPAAVVSRIWKKPILGPVHEEIKAPEDAIPAEEAAQIILQGVADKKGIIVVPEQPCGWLWHEYCNLSEAAEDFLLKMAHDRRIEWSKRQRS, from the coding sequence GTGGGGAATGATGAATATTTCAAGGATAAATATTGTCTGGTAACCGGTGCAAATTCCGGAATCGGGTATGCGATAAGTGAAGAGCTTCTGAAAAAGGGAGCAATAGTCTTCATGGCTGGTCGAAATGCGGAAAGTCTGGAATCAGCGGCTAAGACTCTTGATTCATATGCCGAACAGATTCGAATTCTGCTTGTTGATGTGACAAAACAGCCGGAGGTGGATAAAGCTATTCAGGATACGGTTGCCGCGGAAGGTAGAATTGACTTTCTATTTAATAATGCGGGAATTGGAGGTACGATGCCGACTGTTGACGCTACGCTTGAACACTGGCGATCTATTATTGATGTCAATCTCTGGAGCGTTATATACGGAATTAATGCCGCGTTGCCATTTATGCGTCTTCAGGGTGGAGGGCATATTGTTAACACGGCTTCACTTGCAGGACTGATACCTTTCCCATTCCAGTCTCTTTATTGCGCTACCAAGTATGCAGTTGTTGGGATGAGTGAAAGCATGCGGTACGAATTTGCTGAAGAAGGCATTCATTTTTCAGTTACATGTCCCGCAGCTGTCGTTTCACGGATCTGGAAAAAGCCTATACTGGGTCCAGTTCATGAAGAGATAAAAGCCCCTGAAGATGCAATTCCAGCTGAAGAAGCCGCACAGATAATCCTTCAGGGTGTTGCGGATAAAAAAGGAATAATTGTAGTGCCAGAGCAACCATGCGGATGGCTTTGGCATGAATACTGTAATTTATCTGAAGCCGCAGAAGATTTCCTGCTGAAAATGGCTCATGATCGACGGATAGAGTGGTCAAAAAGACAGAGGAGCTGA